The following coding sequences are from one Nitrospira sp. window:
- a CDS encoding NAD(P)H-hydrate dehydratase, with the protein MTKIITAAQMQALDRRTILEARIPATTLMERAGSGVVSCLEQRLGPVRGKRITVVCGKGNNGGDGFVVARLLRRRHANVSVLVVTPTSELSRDAATMYKQFVRGAGKSSVYLYASKAQAQTLLQDSDILIDALLGTGLSATVTGRYAEAIDCINETGRPVVAVDLPSGLHADTGTVLGRAICASLTVTFGLPKLGLYQNDGIDLAGEVALVDIGIPPAYIDAVQSRTTLLTPHVVRTYLPKRQASSHKGTFGHAGIIAGSVGKTGAAAMAAQAALRVGAGLVTVAIPTSVNDVLEAKLLEAMTIPMPETKARTLARTAFDRLVAFMEARTAIAIGPGLSTHPETVELVRALTKQLDRPAVLDADALNALTGRTALLAACKTPPIITPHPGEMARLEADATPQTVNSDRIGTATRFARERGLFVVLKGARTVVARPDGVVAICPTGNPGMATAGTGDVLTGMIVGLLAQGVPPWEAACAATYLHGVAGDLASARKGQAGLISRDVIEEIPHALKLMHQAPSNETNENMRNDPM; encoded by the coding sequence ATGACCAAGATTATTACCGCTGCACAGATGCAGGCACTCGACCGCCGGACGATCTTAGAGGCTCGTATCCCTGCGACCACATTGATGGAACGCGCTGGCTCGGGCGTTGTCTCTTGCCTTGAGCAACGGTTGGGGCCCGTACGGGGCAAGAGAATCACCGTGGTGTGCGGCAAAGGCAACAATGGGGGGGATGGATTCGTTGTTGCGCGCCTCCTCCGTCGACGCCATGCGAATGTGAGCGTCCTCGTCGTGACGCCCACGTCCGAACTGAGCCGTGATGCTGCCACCATGTATAAGCAATTCGTTCGTGGCGCAGGGAAGTCCTCCGTCTACCTCTATGCGTCCAAGGCCCAAGCGCAAACACTCTTGCAGGATAGTGATATCCTCATTGATGCCCTCCTCGGAACAGGCCTCTCCGCTACTGTCACCGGGCGCTATGCCGAGGCCATTGACTGCATCAATGAAACCGGTCGTCCCGTGGTAGCCGTTGATCTTCCATCGGGCCTCCATGCTGATACTGGAACGGTCCTTGGCCGAGCCATTTGTGCCTCCCTTACCGTGACCTTTGGGCTACCGAAGTTAGGCCTTTATCAGAATGATGGAATCGACCTCGCTGGAGAGGTGGCGCTCGTCGACATCGGAATTCCGCCGGCCTACATCGACGCGGTCCAGAGCCGAACGACCTTGCTGACACCGCACGTGGTGCGCACATACCTGCCGAAACGGCAAGCATCGAGTCACAAAGGAACATTCGGCCATGCCGGTATCATCGCAGGATCCGTCGGAAAAACCGGTGCAGCCGCCATGGCTGCTCAGGCGGCCCTGCGTGTCGGTGCAGGCCTCGTGACGGTCGCGATCCCTACAAGTGTCAACGATGTATTGGAAGCAAAGTTACTGGAAGCGATGACGATTCCGATGCCTGAAACGAAAGCGCGCACCTTGGCACGAACCGCATTCGATCGGCTCGTCGCCTTCATGGAAGCGAGAACTGCTATCGCCATTGGTCCAGGTCTATCAACTCATCCAGAAACGGTGGAACTGGTCCGGGCCTTGACGAAACAGCTGGACCGGCCGGCTGTGTTGGATGCGGACGCCCTGAATGCGTTGACCGGGCGGACTGCCCTCCTGGCAGCGTGCAAAACACCGCCAATCATCACCCCCCACCCCGGAGAAATGGCACGACTGGAGGCTGACGCAACGCCTCAGACCGTCAACAGTGATCGGATCGGTACTGCCACCCGCTTCGCACGGGAACGGGGACTGTTCGTCGTTCTGAAAGGGGCTCGGACCGTCGTCGCCAGACCTGATGGAGTCGTCGCTATTTGCCCGACGGGTAATCCTGGCATGGCGACTGCTGGAACAGGCGATGTCTTGACCGGCATGATCGTGGGACTCTTGGCCCAAGGCGTACCCCCCTGGGAAGCGGCCTGTGCCGCCACCTACCTACATGGCGTCGCCGGGGATTTGGCTTCAGCGAGAAAGGGACAAGCCGGGTTGATCTCGCGTGACGTCATCGAGGAGATTCCCCATGCCCTCAAGCTCATGCATCAGGCTCCATCAAACGAAACCAATGAGAATATGCGGAACGATCCCATGTGA
- the tsaE gene encoding tRNA (adenosine(37)-N6)-threonylcarbamoyltransferase complex ATPase subunit type 1 TsaE, producing MATSVSSLDLLLSSPGKTESFGYAIGQLLRGGEVLALIGELGAGKTALVRGVVAGLGVPSAAVRSPTFLLVHEYQGRIPVIHIDLYRLQTPEEAESIGLSDYLTDGVAVAIEWADRFPQLLPDDRLEVRLAHRTRRTRSALLEARGPRSRSLLARIKKIWRRTPRSSQPILQPNRKTSPR from the coding sequence ATGGCTACCTCTGTCAGCTCTCTGGACCTTCTCCTCTCATCTCCTGGCAAGACAGAATCATTCGGATATGCCATTGGCCAGTTGCTTCGTGGAGGTGAGGTACTTGCCTTGATCGGTGAATTAGGAGCTGGTAAGACAGCACTGGTCCGCGGGGTCGTGGCTGGCCTTGGAGTCCCATCTGCTGCTGTCAGGAGTCCAACGTTCCTGCTGGTCCATGAATACCAAGGGAGGATTCCGGTCATTCATATCGACCTGTATCGGTTGCAGACACCTGAAGAAGCCGAATCGATTGGACTCTCCGATTACCTTACGGATGGCGTGGCTGTTGCCATTGAGTGGGCAGACCGATTTCCTCAGCTGCTTCCGGATGACCGACTTGAAGTGAGGCTCGCTCATCGGACCAGGAGGACCAGAAGCGCTCTGTTGGAAGCACGAGGCCCACGCTCTCGCTCACTTCTCGCTCGCATCAAGAAAATCTGGCGTCGAACCCCTCGATCATCCCAGCCAATCCTCCAACCAAACAGAAAGACTTCGCCGCGATGA
- a CDS encoding LapA family protein has translation MTRLILIGIVVLLSLAFFLQNQEQEVTLRYFFGLLEASTPIYKPIMAGFLIGLLVAAILLFPPWIRGRIDLRRKTKALQEAESNLERLRQSLEKMSGRTHAPTPMESSRDFTDE, from the coding sequence ATGACTCGACTGATTCTCATCGGTATTGTTGTGCTCCTTTCGTTGGCCTTCTTCCTTCAAAACCAAGAGCAGGAAGTCACACTCCGCTATTTCTTTGGATTGCTCGAAGCCTCAACTCCGATTTACAAACCCATTATGGCTGGATTTCTCATCGGCCTTTTGGTCGCAGCCATCTTGTTGTTTCCCCCCTGGATACGTGGACGTATCGATCTTCGACGTAAGACGAAGGCCTTACAGGAAGCTGAATCGAACTTAGAGCGACTTCGGCAGTCGCTTGAGAAGATGTCTGGACGCACCCACGCTCCCACACCGATGGAGTCTTCGAGAGACTTTACTGATGAGTGA